The following DNA comes from Terriglobales bacterium.
TGGCGATCAGGGTGAACATGTTGGCGCTGCGGTTCACCACCGACTGCCAGCCGCGCTCGAAGAAAGGCCAGCCGCCCCACAACACCACCGGCGTGGCCAGCAGAAACTCGATCCACTGCGAGACCCGGGGCGCCAGGCCCAGGTGCAGCCACATCCCGCCCATGGCCAGCACCAGCAGGGGGGCGGTCAGTACTAGCCCCACCCAGAAGCGGCGTGACATCACCCGCAGTTCGGGGTTCTCTTCCTCCTGCGCCGTGACCTCCATGGGTTCGAGCGCCATGCCGCACAGGGGGCAGCTTCCCGGCCCCGGCCGCACGATCTCCGGGTGCATGGGGCAGGTGTAGGTCGTTCCCTGGGCAGCGGTCGCAACCGCTGGCGGCGCCTGGGGAGCGAGGTACTTGGCGGGATCCGTCCGGAACTTCTCCGCGCAGTGCGTGCTGCAGAAGTAGTAGGTCGTGCCCGCGTGTGCGGCGCTGCCCTGGGCGCGGGCCGGATCCACGCTCATGCCGCAGACCGGGTCCTTGGCCATGGCCACCGGCGGAGCCAGCATGGCCGCTGCCGCGGGCTGAATCTGCATCAGCGGCGCCGCCAGTTTGGGTGCCAGATATCTCTCGGGCTGCGCGCAGAACTTCTCCGCGCACCCCCCGCAGCAGAAGAAGTACTCACGGCCGGCATGTTCCACCCGCGCCTTGGCGGTCGCCGGGTTCACACTCATGCCGCAGACGGGATCCTTCACGGTTGTGGCCGTCGGGTTGTGCTGGGAGTCCATGGCGCGCCGTCGGGACTGTTCTATATTAGAGTGTTCCAGCCCCGATGGGATTCTGGTCTGCCGAAGAGGTGACGAACATGACCACCCTGGATGTCAGCTTCCGCTACGGCCGCCCGCCCGGGGAAGCCGAGCTACGCGCCCTGCAAGCGGCCCGCGAGGTCTATGGGATGCGCCGCATCCGCTTCCAGCCCCGTGATTCCACCGTCTCAGTGGAGTATGACGCTTCCCGGCTCAACGAAGCCACGGTGGAAGCTCTGCTACGACAGGCCGGCCTCGACCTGCAGGGGAGAATCGCTCAGGGGTGAATCCGGGTTGGGAGGGAGTTTCTGCGGGTCCGGGGGAGAATGCTCGAGGCCGCTGCCCGCGTGGTGGGTTTTTAATGCAATGGGGCGTCCAGGAAGACCTCTGGCCGAAGCTCATCTCATGAACGCCCCACTGCGCGCCACTTCGTCTGTTCTTGCCTAGTGCATCCCCGGTGCCATCCCCTACTGCTTTGAAACTAGGCGGCTTGCAGGCTCTGCCCCGGTCGGGCGCGGCGCACTTTTTGCCGCCGCCGGGAAACTTTTACCGGGAAAGGGAGAACGCCGCTGGCAGCTCGTCAGGTTGCGGCTTCGCAGCCTGCCTAGGAGCGGTTCTGCTACCCTGAGCGGGAGCTCCGCCCACCATGCCCGCTCCCGCCCGCTCCCGCCTCGCCTATATCGACTGGATGCGCGGCCTGGCCTGCGTGCTCATGTTCCAGACCCACTGCTATGACTCCTGGTTGAGCCCTGAGGCCCGTAAGTCCACCTTCTTCATGTGGTCGCAGCTCGGGGGCACGCTGCCGGCGCCCCTTTTCCTCTTTCTCGCCGGCATTTCCTTCGCCTTGGTCACCGACAAGCTGCGCCAGAAGGGCTTGGACGCCGAGCAGGTCGCCCGCTCCACCATCCGCCGCGGCGCCGAGATCTTCGCCCTGGGCCTGCTCTTCCGCCTGCAGGAGTACGCGATCGCCTTCCCCTGGGCCCCCTGGACCGACCTCTTGCGCGTGGACATCCTGAACACCATCGGCCTCTCCATGATGCTGATGGGGGTCGTCTGCCGGCTGGCCGTGCTCCACGCCACCAAGGACCCGGCCCGCGCCCGCTGGAGGAGCGCTGCGGCCGCCGTCGCCGCCGCCCTGGCCATCTCCCTGCTCACCCCGCCGCTGTGGACGACTTGGCGCCCCGCCTGGCTGCCCTGGCCGCTCCAGTCCTACATCAACGGCGTGCACACCTTCGATAAGCCCCAGCCCTGGCTCTTCCCCGTCTTCCCCTGGACGGCCTTCGCCTTCGCCGGGCTGGCCACCGGCTTCCTGCTCCTGAGTGATTGGGGGCGGAAGCGCGAAGCTGCGACCTTCGCTCTCGTCGGCGCCGGCGGCGTGGCCATCATCCTGCTGGCCCGCTGGCTGGACGCCCGGCCGTTCCAGTTCTACGCCGTCTACGACTTCTGGCACACCAGCCCCAACTTTTTCCTCATTCGCGTGGGCATCCTGGGGATGATCCTGGCGGGCTGCTACGCCTGGTGCCGTTGGGGCGCGGCCCAGTGGGGCTTCAGTCCCCTCATCCAGATGGGCCAGACCTCGCTGCTGGTCTACTGGGTGCACATCGAGTTCGTCTACGGGCGCTTCTCCATCCTGACCAAGCATGCGCAGAGCGTGCGCACGGCCTCGCTGGGCCTGCTGGCCATCTTCCTGGCCATGCTGCTGCTTTCGGTGCTGCGCACCCGCTGGAAGGGGCGCGGGCAGGAGGTCCTGGCGCGGCTGCGGCCCACGGCCCCTGCGGCGGAGTGACTACGAGGATTTCTTCTCCAGCGGCTTGAGGAACTCCTCCGCCGACATGGTAGGAGCCACGCGCTGGATCTTCTCCAGGATCTTCTTGCGGTCGGCTTCGGACTTGGTAGCGGCGTAGCGCCGGCGCAGATTGGCGATCTTCTCCTTGCGGGCGCGGCGGCGGCGGATCTCGGGTCGGCGGCTGAATCCGGACATCGTATCTCTCCTTTGGTTCCTAGAACGGGTTCGAGCGCGGGCCTTCGGTGATCTTGCAGTCCGCGCCCCCCGGAAAGATGGCCTTGTGTCCCTTGGGGCAAGTGACAAAGTAAACGGCCGCGGCCAACCGCGCCAGCAGGTCTTTGCGGTCCTCGGCGCCGTCGCGCGTGGTATAGACGCGGATGCGGCCTCCGCACTCCGCCTGCGCGCACCCGAACTCCACCTCGACCGGCGTCGGCTCCGGGGGAAGATGCCGCAGGTCCTCGGTGGCGCGGTAGCTGTGCTGCACCTCCACTCCGCTGTACTCATAGACGTAGTTGCAGCGCGGGCAGGCGAAATTGACGGTGATGCCGGCGCGCACCGGCCGGTGCCCGCCGATGGTCACGTCCTTGGGCAGGGGCAGGCTGATGGTGTGCTGTCCCACCAGCTCGTTCTTGCACCCCAACTCGTAGATGGGATATCGCATGGGCGCCCCGAGGGCCGCACGATTCTACCAGAGCGAATCGCTCCTCCCGCCTCTCCCCGCTACGCCTCTGCCACCACCGCCAGCACCACCTGGCGCTCGCGCGGGCCGTCCAGCTCCACCAGCACCACGCGCTGCCAGGTACCCAGCAGCAGCTTTCCCCTCTCCGCCGGCAGCGCCACCGAAGTGCCGATCAACGCCGAGAGGATGTGGTCGGGAACGTGCGCGGGGTCGTGCGGGTGGCGGTAGCGCAGCTTGGGGACCATGGCCTCGAAGGCGTCGAGCATGTCCAGGTCGGTCCCGGGATCCAGATCGGCGGTGGTCAGCGCCGCGGTCGTGTGCAGGATGGTGAGGTGGCAGATCCCCGACTTGCCCGCGAGCGCCTTCTCCACCTGCTCGGTGATGTCCACGATCTCGCGCTTCTTCCGCGTCCGGATGGCCAGCTTGTGCATGCCCGCCGCCTACCCTTCCCACTCGTAGCCGCAGCGCAGGCACACCAGGGTGGCCCGCTTCTCCAGCAGGATGGACCACTGGCAGCGCGGGCAGCGCACGAACTCCACCTTGTCCTCGAGCAGGCG
Coding sequences within:
- a CDS encoding heparan-alpha-glucosaminide N-acetyltransferase domain-containing protein; translation: MPAPARSRLAYIDWMRGLACVLMFQTHCYDSWLSPEARKSTFFMWSQLGGTLPAPLFLFLAGISFALVTDKLRQKGLDAEQVARSTIRRGAEIFALGLLFRLQEYAIAFPWAPWTDLLRVDILNTIGLSMMLMGVVCRLAVLHATKDPARARWRSAAAAVAAALAISLLTPPLWTTWRPAWLPWPLQSYINGVHTFDKPQPWLFPVFPWTAFAFAGLATGFLLLSDWGRKREAATFALVGAGGVAIILLARWLDARPFQFYAVYDFWHTSPNFFLIRVGILGMILAGCYAWCRWGAAQWGFSPLIQMGQTSLLVYWVHIEFVYGRFSILTKHAQSVRTASLGLLAIFLAMLLLSVLRTRWKGRGQEVLARLRPTAPAAE
- a CDS encoding secondary thiamine-phosphate synthase enzyme YjbQ, with the translated sequence MHKLAIRTRKKREIVDITEQVEKALAGKSGICHLTILHTTAALTTADLDPGTDLDMLDAFEAMVPKLRYRHPHDPAHVPDHILSALIGTSVALPAERGKLLLGTWQRVVLVELDGPRERQVVLAVVAEA
- a CDS encoding YHS domain-containing protein, encoding MDSQHNPTATTVKDPVCGMSVNPATAKARVEHAGREYFFCCGGCAEKFCAQPERYLAPKLAAPLMQIQPAAAAMLAPPVAMAKDPVCGMSVDPARAQGSAAHAGTTYYFCSTHCAEKFRTDPAKYLAPQAPPAVATAAQGTTYTCPMHPEIVRPGPGSCPLCGMALEPMEVTAQEEENPELRVMSRRFWVGLVLTAPLLVLAMGGMWLHLGLAPRVSQWIEFLLATPVVLWGGWPFFERGWQSVVNRSANMFTLIAMGTGVAYLYSAVALLAPGMFPVSLRGEGGAVHVYFEAAAAIVVLVLLGQVLELRARAQTSSAIRALLDLSPKTARRL
- a CDS encoding DUF6800 family protein, with the translated sequence MSGFSRRPEIRRRRARKEKIANLRRRYAATKSEADRKKILEKIQRVAPTMSAEEFLKPLEKKSS